In Opisthocomus hoazin isolate bOpiHoa1 chromosome 3, bOpiHoa1.hap1, whole genome shotgun sequence, a genomic segment contains:
- the ZBTB14 gene encoding zinc finger and BTB domain-containing protein 14, translating to MEFFISMSETIKYNDDDHKTVFLKTLNEQRLEGEFCDIAIVVEDVKFRAHRCVLAACSTYFKKLFKKLEVDSSSVIEIDFLRSDIFEEVLNYMYTAKISVKKEDVNLMMSSGQILGIRFLDKLCSQKRDVSSPEENTQSKSKYCLKINRPMGEPNDTQDDEVEEIGDHDDSPSDVTVEGTPPSQEDGKSPTTTLRVQEAILKELGSEEVRKVNCYGQEVEPMETTESKDLGSQTPQALTFNDGISEVKDEQTPGWTTAAGDMKFEYLLYGHREHIVCQACGKTFSDEARLRKHEKLHTADRPFVCEMCTKGFTTQAHLKEHLKIHTGYKPYSCEVCGKSFIRAPDLKKHERVHSNERPFACHMCDKAFKHKSHLKDHERRHRGEKPFVCSSCTKAFAKASDLKRHENNMHSERKQVTAANSIQSETEQLQAAAMAAEAEQQLETIACS from the exons ATG GAGTTTTTCATCAGTATGTCTGAAACCATTAAATATAATGACGACGATCACAAAACTGTGTTCCTGAAAACATTAAATGAACAACGTTTGGAAGGAGAATTTTGTGACATAGCTATCGTGGTTGAAGATGTTAAATTCAGAGCACATAGGTGCGTGCTTGCTGCCTGCAGTACCTACTTCAAAAAGCTTTTCAAAAAACTGGAAGTAGATAGTTCATCAGTAATAGAAATAGATTTTCTTCGTTCTGATATTTTTGAGGAAGTTCTCAATTACATGTACACTGCAAAGATTTCTGTTAAGAAAGAGGACGTAAATTTGATGATGTCGTCAGGCCAGATTCTTGGTATTCGGTTTCTGGATAAACTCTGCTCTCAAAAACGTGATGTGTCTAGTCCTGAGGAAAACACACAGTCCAAGAGCAAGTACTGTCTAAAAATAAACCGTCCCATGGGGGAACCTAATGATACCCAAGATGATGAGGTGGAAGAAATTGGAGATCATGATGACAGTCCATCAGATGTGACGGTGGAAGGAACTCCCCCGAGTCAGGAAGATGGAAAATCACCTACCACTACCCTCAGAGTGCAGGAGGCCATTCTGAAAGAGCTGGGAAGCGAAGAGGTTCGCAAAGTAAACTGCTATGGCCAGGAAGTAGAGCCTATGGAAACCACCGAATCAAAAGATTTAGGATCTCAGACCCCTCAGGCTTTGACATTTAACGATGGCATAAGTGAAGTAAAAGACGAACAGACACCAGGCTGGACCACAGCTGCTGGGGATATGAAGTTTGAGTATTTGCTTTACGGTCACAGGGAACACATTGTATGTCAGGCTTGTGGTAAGACCTTTTCTGATGAAGCGCGATTGAGAAAACATGAAAAGCTACACACCGCTGACAGACCGTTTGTTTGTGAAATGTGTACAAAGGGCTTTACCACGCAAGCTCATTTGAAAGAGCACCTGAAAATACACACAGGTTACAAGCCTTACAGTTGCGAGGTATGTGGAAAGTCTTTTATTCGTGCGCCGGATCTAAAAAAGCATGAAAGAGTTCACAGTAATGAGAGGCCATTTGCATGCCATATGTGTGATAAAGCTTTCAAGCACAAGTCCCACCTCAAAGACCATGAAAGAAGACACCGAGGAGAGAAACCTTTCGTCTGCAGTTCCTGCACTAAAGCATTTGCTAAAGCATCTGATCTAAAAAGACACGAGAACAATATGCACAGCGAAAGAAAACAAGTTACTGCAGCCAATTCCATccagagtgaaacagaacagtTACAGGCAGCAGCTATGGCTGCTGAAGCAGAGCAGCAATTAGAAACTATAGCTTGTAGTTAA